The Rhizophagus irregularis chromosome 14, complete sequence DNA window TACCGATTAAAAATGGTATCATCCCTAAAAGAGAGTCAGACAATGAACgtgaatcaaaattttctctcTCTCCTCCGCTTGGTGAATTTTCAAAAGATTCAAGATTTCCTCTTTCTGATGAtttttcattcaagaaatcgtcgaaaaaatatgatgatagGAAATTGCCTAAATTCCTTAAATTTCCGAAGGGTATTTAATTGTAGttacttttataaaatctataaatttttgttcttaggtttaaataaattacgaATTAGTAagactattattattacactttaatttatttatttatcataagtttgaaatagtaaaaaatatataaattaacgaatatgaaaaaatgaaataatatatatgtttataatCATTACCACCGCGTATATGttattaagaattatttgaataagcaAATTTCTATGAAAAAATAACTCCCAATATGagttttaagtatataaatcataaattactttgaatcacttatttatatacctaaatgaaaattaaaaatgaatttattaattaaataaaaatcaactagttttaaataataagcTTTAATCAAAAGCAGCTTGCTTTATAATTTCAATagttttgaatattttaacaaatattttatatttacaactATCTCCAATTCATCCTTTTTGAAACGaccctaaaaaattttaaaaaaagataaaggaatattaaaaaaatattttttttttatatttatatatatttcagtCTGCGtcactaaaaaaaatgcagCCACGTGACAAACATCACGTGTAGATCACGTAATTGTCACTCCTTAATCGTCCCCTGCCTTGATCGATGCCCCtgcaatatttataatttacaatttacacCAATAAAAACAGTAAGCGCAGATCACGTGACAAATTTTGGCATAtcgaatatttattttacttgttttacaaatttttaaacaaattaacaATAACACTAAAACATTATGAACACTAGCTAGCAACCGGGGCAACGCCCGGTCCTACTGGTTAgtatattatattgaaaagTGAAACCCTACAAACTTCTAATAATCTAGAAGGCAATACGTGtggataaagaattatatatcGGTAACAAAATTTGAATGATGACTCATCAAAAATGACTGTTTAACGCGCGCACAGATTCCATGCTTATGGAACTagactaaaaatataaaaaaaaccaaagcGTTCActacgataaaaaaaattaccaattgCTAAAGAAGGAAGaaataagtttataattttagaaaactTCTAGCACGCAAacttaaactaaaaatttccaagctgatgaagaaaaaataattataattgtacCATAGAAAATAG harbors:
- a CDS encoding uncharacterized protein (SECRETED:cutsite_FVS-IP; SECRETED:prob_0.4390); SECRETED:SignalP(1-22) gives rise to the protein MKFALELFLVLTLVFFSTNFVSIPIKNGIIPKRESDNERESKFSLSPPLGEFSKDSRFPLSDDFSFKKSSKKYDDRKLPKFLKFPKGI